A region of Bacteroidia bacterium DNA encodes the following proteins:
- a CDS encoding PP2C family protein-serine/threonine phosphatase — MINAYNTTDPGKLLSLKRQEAQAMLEIVRSLNPNLPTKNLITIVVNTIKAQLGVRKLRFITSELNDNYQIAYNYGFLKEAIFPLELLNAFTQTTKIIPTQHEIWQQELPIEYVIPLGVKDAPTAWFLIADFADSDAEALNDIIFIETVGNILVVSLENIRLFDEKIRQEVIQRELEVAERIQKQLLPSSFIIHPAVDIFALNIAHHKVGGDFYDLIPHSEDEFFVVMADVSGKGVAAALLVANLQANIRAQVLIQPTIAKIVEKINTILYGITSGEKFVTLFLSKINTTHNTIEYVNCGHNPPMLVQPDKTIKELSTGAIPVGIMPKINIETGIETISNNDLLFLYTDGILEQENDKGDQLGIQFLEYSLLQNHHLSPKEIVHNLYKVLNDFANKQTSVDDVTLLALRYQNNLAQPETPR; from the coding sequence ATGATAAACGCCTACAACACTACTGACCCCGGTAAACTACTGAGCCTTAAACGACAAGAGGCGCAGGCTATGCTGGAAATAGTGCGCTCATTAAACCCAAACTTACCGACCAAAAACCTTATCACTATTGTTGTTAATACAATTAAAGCACAATTGGGTGTCCGTAAACTTCGTTTTATAACTTCTGAACTTAATGATAATTACCAAATTGCCTATAATTACGGATTTCTTAAAGAGGCTATCTTTCCCCTTGAGCTGCTAAATGCTTTTACCCAAACAACCAAAATCATCCCTACCCAACATGAAATATGGCAGCAAGAGCTACCTATCGAATACGTTATTCCGTTAGGAGTTAAAGATGCTCCAACGGCTTGGTTTCTGATAGCTGACTTCGCAGATAGCGATGCCGAAGCCCTAAACGACATTATTTTTATCGAAACAGTTGGAAACATTTTGGTCGTTTCCTTAGAAAATATTCGCTTGTTTGATGAAAAAATAAGACAAGAAGTTATCCAAAGAGAGTTGGAAGTTGCCGAACGCATTCAAAAACAATTACTTCCCAGCAGCTTTATAATACATCCGGCAGTAGATATTTTTGCTCTAAACATTGCCCACCACAAAGTAGGGGGCGATTTTTATGATTTAATCCCTCATTCTGAAGATGAATTTTTTGTGGTTATGGCAGATGTTTCCGGAAAAGGAGTTGCGGCAGCACTTTTAGTAGCAAACTTACAGGCTAACATCCGCGCACAAGTTCTTATCCAACCCACAATTGCCAAAATCGTAGAAAAAATAAACACAATCCTCTACGGGATAACTTCCGGAGAAAAATTTGTTACACTATTTCTTTCGAAAATAAACACAACTCACAATACCATAGAGTACGTAAACTGCGGGCACAACCCGCCTATGCTGGTGCAGCCAGACAAAACAATCAAAGAACTTTCTACCGGTGCAATCCCCGTAGGAATTATGCCTAAAATTAACATTGAAACAGGTATCGAAACAATTTCTAACAATGACTTACTCTTCTTGTACACAGACGGTATTTTAGAACAAGAAAATGACAAAGGAGATCAGTTAGGAATTCAATTTTTAGAATATTCTTTACTCCAAAACCACCACCTCTCACCAAAAGAAATTGTCCATAACCTATACAAAGTCCTCAATGATTTTGCGAATAAACAGACCTCAGTAGATGACGTAACCCTATTAGCCCTTCGATACCAAAATAACCTTGCTCAACCCGAAACCCCAAGATAG